In Cotesia glomerata isolate CgM1 linkage group LG3, MPM_Cglom_v2.3, whole genome shotgun sequence, one genomic interval encodes:
- the LOC123261355 gene encoding uncharacterized protein F54H12.2-like, translating into MSFLHVHSCECAKTELELFTLPPTQTKIESSQWVHYKPISSLTDNSPIEFVVQGQGDEYIDLAHTMLRLCVGITRRSPVTASAHPPKVAPINNFMHSIFSQVDVLFNQKPVSTPNNLYPYRAYIETLLNYGADAKKSHLTTVGWCCDTPGKMDSLTDESLGLKKRKELLTCDKTADFIGHLHCDVFNQERFLINGVEMRLRLTCARDAFCLMDDTVNGCVYNISDASLLARRAKISPGTLLAHARMLAKTTAKYPLTRVEVKAVSMAAGVHGETMAKYLDVKSSFLLIIKHLTAMLR; encoded by the coding sequence atgtCGTTTTTACATGTACATTCGTGTGAGTGTGCTAAAACTGAGTTAGAATTATTTACTCTACCGCCGACccaaacaaaaattgaaagttCCCAATGGGTTCATTATAAACCAATTTCATCATTGACTGATAACTCGCCGATAGAATTTGTTGTTCAAGGACAAGGGGATGAATACATTGATTTAGCACATACGATGCTAAGGTTATGCGTGGGTATTACCAGAAGAAGCCCTGTGACAGCTAGCGCTCACCCTCCTAAAGTAGCAcctataaacaattttatgcaTTCAATATTCAGTCAAGTTGATGTGTTATTCAATCAAAAACCTGTATCAACacctaataatttatatccgTACCGGGCATATATAGAAACTTTATTGAACTACGGAGCAGATGCCAAAAAATCGCATTTAACTACTGTAGGGTGGTGCTGTGATACCCCTGGAAAAATGGATAGTTTAACCGACGAGAGTTTAGGCTTGAAAAAACGTAAAGAATTATTAACGTGTGATAAAACAGCAGATTTTATTGGTCATCTACATTGTGACGTTTTCAATCAAGaaagatttttaatcaacGGTGTAGAAATGCGATTACGATTAACATGTGCACGTGATGCTTTTTGTCTAATGGATGACACAGTAAACGGTTGTGTATACAATATTAGTGACGCTAGTTTATTAGCGCGTCGTGCAAAAATTTCACCAGGAACACTTTTAGCACACGCCCGTATGTTAGCTAAAACTACTGCTAAATATCCACTGACCAGAGTTGAGGTTAAAGCTGTTTCAATGGCAGCTGGTGTACATGGCGAGACTATGGCCAAATACCTAGACGTTAAATCATCgtttttgttgataataaagCATTTAACGGCGATGCTTCGATGA